The following are from one region of the Anguilla rostrata isolate EN2019 chromosome 7, ASM1855537v3, whole genome shotgun sequence genome:
- the glipr1a gene encoding GLIPR1-like protein 1 isoform X1, whose translation MGQFLRRLLWYAAVVGSTVNPQRTEDNRLPEITDQDFISQCVSSHNRYRSAVAPAARDMFYMTWDDALAITARAWARHCKFIHNPRLETPREVHPTFNSVGENIWVGAPYSTFTVEGAMKLWCDEVAHYDYSSNGCTNVCGHYTQVVWAKSYKVGCAVQACPNGVEFTNFADRPGAIFVCNYGDAGNYVGVHPFIAGQSCSECGGGTCENNLCRDAKRDQLKRYDWTPSWDPGASTPGTSIPGTSSPGASSSASCGSYCLGVLITRPLSVFLIFIGVYGLQMLYPNIFFYE comes from the exons atgGGCCAGTTTCTACGACGACTGCTGTGGTATGCGGCTGTGGTTGGCTCCACCGTGAACCCGCAGCGCACCGAAGACAACCGGCTGCCCGAGATCACGGATCAGGACTTCATTTCACAGTGCGTCAGCTCTCACAACCGATACCGCTCCGCCGTCGCCCCGGCCGCAAGGGACATGTTTTACATG ACATGGGATGACGCACTGGCCATAACCGCTAGAGCCTGGGCGAGGCACTGCAAATTCATCCATAACCCCCGATTAGAGACCCCGAGGGAGGTGCACCCCACTTTTAATTCCGTGGGCGAAAATATCTGGGTCGGGGCGCCATATTCCACTTTCACAGTCGAGGGAGCAATGAAGCTGTGGTGCGATGAAGTGGCACACTATGACTATTCCTCTAACGGGTGCACAAACGTATGTGGACATTACACGCAG GTCGTTTGGGCCAAAAGTTATAAAGTTGGCTGTGCAGTGCAAGCTTGTCCAAACGGAGTAGAGTTCACCAACTTTGCCGACCGCCCAGGAGCCATATTTGTGTGTAACTACGGAGATGC AGGGAATTATGTGGGGGTCCATCCTTTCATAGCTGGACAATCCTGCAGTGAATGTGGTGGTGGAACGTGCGAGAACAATCTCTGCC GCGACGCGAAACGAGACCAACTGAAAC GGTATGACTGGACTCCAAGCTGGGACCCAGGAGCCAGTACCCCGGGTACCAGTATCCCAGGTACCAGTTCCCCGGGTGCCAGTTCCTCTGCCTCCTGTGGGTCGTACTGCCTGGGGGTGCTGATCACCAGGCCCCTGTCTGTCTTCCTCATATTCATAGGGGTTTACGGACTCCAGATGCTCTACCCCAACATTTTCTTCTACGAGTGA
- the glipr1a gene encoding GLIPR1-like protein 1 isoform X4, whose product MNLLPKAPWITSFAKYEVTISINDNSKQTWDDALAITARAWARHCKFIHNPRLETPREVHPTFNSVGENIWVGAPYSTFTVEGAMKLWCDEVAHYDYSSNGCTNVCGHYTQVVWAKSYKVGCAVQACPNGVEFTNFADRPGAIFVCNYGDAGNYVGVHPFIAGQSCSECGGGTCENNLCRDAKRDQLKRYDWTPSWDPGASTPGTSIPGTSSPGASSSASCGSYCLGVLITRPLSVFLIFIGVYGLQMLYPNIFFYE is encoded by the exons ATGAACTTGCTTCCAAAGGCACCCTGGATAACGTCATTTGCAAAATATGAAGTAACAATATCAATCAATGACAATTCAAAACAG ACATGGGATGACGCACTGGCCATAACCGCTAGAGCCTGGGCGAGGCACTGCAAATTCATCCATAACCCCCGATTAGAGACCCCGAGGGAGGTGCACCCCACTTTTAATTCCGTGGGCGAAAATATCTGGGTCGGGGCGCCATATTCCACTTTCACAGTCGAGGGAGCAATGAAGCTGTGGTGCGATGAAGTGGCACACTATGACTATTCCTCTAACGGGTGCACAAACGTATGTGGACATTACACGCAG GTCGTTTGGGCCAAAAGTTATAAAGTTGGCTGTGCAGTGCAAGCTTGTCCAAACGGAGTAGAGTTCACCAACTTTGCCGACCGCCCAGGAGCCATATTTGTGTGTAACTACGGAGATGC AGGGAATTATGTGGGGGTCCATCCTTTCATAGCTGGACAATCCTGCAGTGAATGTGGTGGTGGAACGTGCGAGAACAATCTCTGCC GCGACGCGAAACGAGACCAACTGAAAC GGTATGACTGGACTCCAAGCTGGGACCCAGGAGCCAGTACCCCGGGTACCAGTATCCCAGGTACCAGTTCCCCGGGTGCCAGTTCCTCTGCCTCCTGTGGGTCGTACTGCCTGGGGGTGCTGATCACCAGGCCCCTGTCTGTCTTCCTCATATTCATAGGGGTTTACGGACTCCAGATGCTCTACCCCAACATTTTCTTCTACGAGTGA
- the krr1 gene encoding KRR1 small subunit processome component homolog isoform X1, whose protein sequence is MASSTEADGVSAATTGKKPKKTKNQVDESELLTVPEGWKEAPFTKEDNPRGLLEESSFATLFPKYREAYLKECWPLVQKSLGDLHINAILDLIEGSITVKTTKKTFDPYSILRARDLIKLLARSVPFEQAVRILEDDVACDIIKIGTLVRNRERFVKRRQRLIGPKGSTLKALELLTNCYVMVQGNTVSALGPYRGLKEVRKVVLDTMKNIHPIYNIKTLMIKQELAKDAELRTQSWERFLPNFKRRNLTKRREPKKKTAKKEYTPFPPQQPESQVDKELATGEFFLRESQKKRKKLEEIKVKQAEALTKRQEERNKAFIPPKEKPMKKAKKAPTEGKIDVEAIKEKVKKAKNKKLGAPPVNPESQTAAAGGKKRNKKNKG, encoded by the exons ATGGCGTCCTCCACCGAAGCAGACGGCGTGAGTGCTGCTACCACAGGGAAAAAGCCGAAAAAGACTAAAAACCAAG TTGATGAGTCGGAACTTCTGACGGTGCCCGAAGGATGGAAGGAGGCCCCTTTCACGAAAGAAGATAACCCAAGAGGTTTACTGGAGGAGAGCAGTTTCGCCACTCTCTTCCCAAAATATAGAGAAGCGTATTTGAAAGAGTGTTGGCCCCTCGTCCAGAAGTCTCTGGGTGATTTA CATATCAATGCAATCCTCGACTTGATCGAGGGCAGCATAACTGTCAAGACCACCAAAAAAACCTTTGACCCATACTCTATTTTACGAGCAAGAGACCTGATTAAGTTGTTGGCCAGAAGTGTACCATTTGAACAG GCTGTACGGATTCTGGAGGATGACGTGGCATGTGACATCATTAAAATCGGTACTTTAGTGAGAAACAGAGAACGCTTTGTGAAAAGAAGGCAAAGGCTCATAGGCCCTAAAGGGTCTACACTAAAG GCCCTGGAGCTTCTGACAAACTGCTACGTCATGGTGCAGGGGAACACAGTGTCAGCCCTGGGACCTTACAGAGGCCTTAAGGAA GTCAGGAAAGTGGTCCTGGACACAATGAAGAATATTCACCCAATTTACAACATCAAG ACGCTGATGATCAAGCAAGAGCTGGCGAAGGACGCGGAGCTGCGGACGCAGAGCTGGGAGCGCTTCCTGCCCAACTTCAAACGCAGGAACCTGACCAAGCGCAGGGAGCCCAAGAAGAAGACCGCGAAGAAGGAGTACACGCCATTCCCTCCTCAGCAGCCGGAGAGCCAG GTTGACAAAGAATTGGCAACTGGAGAGTTCTTCCTCAGAGAAAGccaaaagaagaggaagaagttGGAGGAGATCaag GTGAAGCAGGCTGAAGCTCTGAcaaagagacaggaagagaggaacaAGGCCTTTATTCCCCCGAAAGAGAAGCCCATGAAGAAAGCCAAAAAAG CGCCCACTGAAGGGAAGATCGATGTGGAGGCCATCAAAGAGAAAGTAAAGAAAGCGAAGAATAAAAAACTGGGGGCTCCTCCAGTTAACCCCGAATCTCAGACCGCTGCTGCCGGTGGcaagaaaaggaacaaaaagaacaaagggTGA
- the krr1 gene encoding KRR1 small subunit processome component homolog isoform X2: protein MRVDESELLTVPEGWKEAPFTKEDNPRGLLEESSFATLFPKYREAYLKECWPLVQKSLGDLHINAILDLIEGSITVKTTKKTFDPYSILRARDLIKLLARSVPFEQAVRILEDDVACDIIKIGTLVRNRERFVKRRQRLIGPKGSTLKALELLTNCYVMVQGNTVSALGPYRGLKEVRKVVLDTMKNIHPIYNIKTLMIKQELAKDAELRTQSWERFLPNFKRRNLTKRREPKKKTAKKEYTPFPPQQPESQVDKELATGEFFLRESQKKRKKLEEIKVKQAEALTKRQEERNKAFIPPKEKPMKKAKKAPTEGKIDVEAIKEKVKKAKNKKLGAPPVNPESQTAAAGGKKRNKKNKG, encoded by the exons ATGCGTG TTGATGAGTCGGAACTTCTGACGGTGCCCGAAGGATGGAAGGAGGCCCCTTTCACGAAAGAAGATAACCCAAGAGGTTTACTGGAGGAGAGCAGTTTCGCCACTCTCTTCCCAAAATATAGAGAAGCGTATTTGAAAGAGTGTTGGCCCCTCGTCCAGAAGTCTCTGGGTGATTTA CATATCAATGCAATCCTCGACTTGATCGAGGGCAGCATAACTGTCAAGACCACCAAAAAAACCTTTGACCCATACTCTATTTTACGAGCAAGAGACCTGATTAAGTTGTTGGCCAGAAGTGTACCATTTGAACAG GCTGTACGGATTCTGGAGGATGACGTGGCATGTGACATCATTAAAATCGGTACTTTAGTGAGAAACAGAGAACGCTTTGTGAAAAGAAGGCAAAGGCTCATAGGCCCTAAAGGGTCTACACTAAAG GCCCTGGAGCTTCTGACAAACTGCTACGTCATGGTGCAGGGGAACACAGTGTCAGCCCTGGGACCTTACAGAGGCCTTAAGGAA GTCAGGAAAGTGGTCCTGGACACAATGAAGAATATTCACCCAATTTACAACATCAAG ACGCTGATGATCAAGCAAGAGCTGGCGAAGGACGCGGAGCTGCGGACGCAGAGCTGGGAGCGCTTCCTGCCCAACTTCAAACGCAGGAACCTGACCAAGCGCAGGGAGCCCAAGAAGAAGACCGCGAAGAAGGAGTACACGCCATTCCCTCCTCAGCAGCCGGAGAGCCAG GTTGACAAAGAATTGGCAACTGGAGAGTTCTTCCTCAGAGAAAGccaaaagaagaggaagaagttGGAGGAGATCaag GTGAAGCAGGCTGAAGCTCTGAcaaagagacaggaagagaggaacaAGGCCTTTATTCCCCCGAAAGAGAAGCCCATGAAGAAAGCCAAAAAAG CGCCCACTGAAGGGAAGATCGATGTGGAGGCCATCAAAGAGAAAGTAAAGAAAGCGAAGAATAAAAAACTGGGGGCTCCTCCAGTTAACCCCGAATCTCAGACCGCTGCTGCCGGTGGcaagaaaaggaacaaaaagaacaaagggTGA
- the ccdc107 gene encoding coiled-coil domain-containing protein 107, with the protein MAMSSSQQLVVAFTAVLFVFVVFPRMFGSGAGSKETRGFDPRYNRKGPGLSPGPRGHQLNANAAGSKGQTIENMQQMRKVMEHEMKSEKYKANSKGYVFTLMPLYAIGVGIFAVYKFIKIKSKEDTKTAKEKTGKGTKKPEETENQLNELEQRLAQTEKMLNSILTQLDPLTNCVKSVAFEQKNEIMSQLQSIRHLMKKRGMDCPPINLEESGCEKNLDDLIESLTAQEPRPEVPAAEEDEGNVGAEGRTEGAEESPLEDKVNNEEEEEEEEEQGGGGCDHDLDMPSLEDSCETNIEEVGSLPSESLGTGLRRRNRPE; encoded by the exons ATGGCTATGTCGTCTTCTCAGCAGCTCGTGGTCGCTTTCACCGCTGTGCTTTTCGTGTTCGTGGTATTCCCAAGGATGTTTGGCAGCGGTGCAGGATCAAAGGAAACAAGAGGCTTCGACCCTCGCTATAACAGGAAAG GTCCAGGTCTCAGCCCGGGTCCACGAGGACATCAGTTGAACGCGAACGCGGCAGGATCAAAGGGGCAGACAATCGAGAACATGCAGCAGATGAGGAAAGTTATGGAGCACGAAATGAAAAGCGAGaaatacaaagcaaacagcAAGGGCTACGTCTTCACTCTTATGCCGCTCTATGCCATCGGAGTAGGGATCTTTGCGGTGTACAAGTTCATAAAG ATTAAATCAAAAGAGGACACCAAGACTGCAAAGGAGAAAACTGGCAAAGGTACAAAAAAGCCAGAGGAGACAG AAAACCAGCTGAATGAACTGGAGCAGCGCTTGGCACAGACAGAAAAGATGCTGAATTCAATACTCACTCAGCTGGATCCACTGACAAACTG TGTGAAGTCTGTGGCATTTGAGCAGAAGAACGAGATCATGTCCCAGCTGCAGAGCATCCGGCACCTGATGAAAAAGAGGGGCATGGACTGTCCACCAATCAACCTCGAAG AATCCGGGTGCGAGAAGAACCTGGACGACCTCATCGAGTCTCTGACCGCCCAGGAGCCGCGGCCGGAGGTCCCCGCGGCAGAGGAGGACGAGGGGAACGTCGGCGCTGAGGGCAGGACGGAGGGCGCTGAAGAATCTCCTCTCGAGGACAAAGTAAacaatgaggaggaggaggaggaggaggaagagcagggaggaggaggctgcGACCATGACCTTGACATGCCCTCCTTAGAGGACTCCTGTGAGACAAACATCGAGGAAGTCGGGAGTCTTCCGAGCGAAAGTCTGGGAACTGGCCTGAGGCGACGCAACAGACCGGaatga
- the glipr1a gene encoding GLIPR1-like protein 1 isoform X2, with protein MGQFLRRLLWYAAVVGSTVNPQRTEDNRLPEITDQDFISQCVSSHNRYRSAVAPAARDMFYMTWDDALAITARAWARHCKFIHNPRLETPREVHPTFNSVGENIWVGAPYSTFTVEGAMKLWCDEVAHYDYSSNGCTNVCGHYTQVVWAKSYKVGCAVQACPNGVEFTNFADRPGAIFVCNYGDAGNYVGVHPFIAGQSCSECGGGTCENNLCRDAKRDQLKRYDWTPSWDPDASSSASCGSYCLGVLITRPLSVLLIFIGVYGLQMLYPNIFFYE; from the exons atgGGCCAGTTTCTACGACGACTGCTGTGGTATGCGGCTGTGGTTGGCTCCACCGTGAACCCGCAGCGCACCGAAGACAACCGGCTGCCCGAGATCACGGATCAGGACTTCATTTCACAGTGCGTCAGCTCTCACAACCGATACCGCTCCGCCGTCGCCCCGGCCGCAAGGGACATGTTTTACATG ACATGGGATGACGCACTGGCCATAACCGCTAGAGCCTGGGCGAGGCACTGCAAATTCATCCATAACCCCCGATTAGAGACCCCGAGGGAGGTGCACCCCACTTTTAATTCCGTGGGCGAAAATATCTGGGTCGGGGCGCCATATTCCACTTTCACAGTCGAGGGAGCAATGAAGCTGTGGTGCGATGAAGTGGCACACTATGACTATTCCTCTAACGGGTGCACAAACGTATGTGGACATTACACGCAG GTCGTTTGGGCCAAAAGTTATAAAGTTGGCTGTGCAGTGCAAGCTTGTCCAAACGGAGTAGAGTTCACCAACTTTGCCGACCGCCCAGGAGCCATATTTGTGTGTAACTACGGAGATGC AGGGAATTATGTGGGGGTCCATCCTTTCATAGCTGGACAATCCTGCAGTGAATGTGGTGGTGGAACGTGCGAGAACAATCTCTGCC GCGACGCGAAACGAGACCAACTGAAAC GGTATGACTGGACTCCAAGCTGGGACCCAGATGCCAGTTCCTCTGCCTCCTGTGGGTCGTACTGCCTGGGGGTGCTGATCACCAGGCCCCTGTCTGTCTTGCTCATATTCATAGGGGTTTACGGACTCCAGATGCTCTACCCCAACATTTTCTTCTACGAGTGA
- the glipr1a gene encoding GLIPR1-like protein 1 isoform X3, whose protein sequence is MGQFLRRLLWYAAVVGSTVNPQRTEDNRLPEITDQDFISQCVSSHNRYRSAVAPAARDMFYMTWDDALAITARAWARHCKFIHNPRLETPREVHPTFNSVGENIWVGAPYSTFTVEGAMKLWCDEVAHYDYSSNGCTNVCGHYTQVVWAKSYKVGCAVQACPNGVEFTNFADRPGAIFVCNYGDAGNYVGVHPFIAGQSCSECGGGTCENNLCRDAKRDQLKRYDWTPSWDPGASSSASCGSYCLGVLITRPLSVFLIFIGVYGLQMLYPNIFFYE, encoded by the exons atgGGCCAGTTTCTACGACGACTGCTGTGGTATGCGGCTGTGGTTGGCTCCACCGTGAACCCGCAGCGCACCGAAGACAACCGGCTGCCCGAGATCACGGATCAGGACTTCATTTCACAGTGCGTCAGCTCTCACAACCGATACCGCTCCGCCGTCGCCCCGGCCGCAAGGGACATGTTTTACATG ACATGGGATGACGCACTGGCCATAACCGCTAGAGCCTGGGCGAGGCACTGCAAATTCATCCATAACCCCCGATTAGAGACCCCGAGGGAGGTGCACCCCACTTTTAATTCCGTGGGCGAAAATATCTGGGTCGGGGCGCCATATTCCACTTTCACAGTCGAGGGAGCAATGAAGCTGTGGTGCGATGAAGTGGCACACTATGACTATTCCTCTAACGGGTGCACAAACGTATGTGGACATTACACGCAG GTCGTTTGGGCCAAAAGTTATAAAGTTGGCTGTGCAGTGCAAGCTTGTCCAAACGGAGTAGAGTTCACCAACTTTGCCGACCGCCCAGGAGCCATATTTGTGTGTAACTACGGAGATGC AGGGAATTATGTGGGGGTCCATCCTTTCATAGCTGGACAATCCTGCAGTGAATGTGGTGGTGGAACGTGCGAGAACAATCTCTGCC GCGACGCGAAACGAGACCAACTGAAAC GGTATGACTGGACTCCAAGCTGGGA CCCGGGTGCCAGTTCCTCTGCCTCCTGTGGGTCGTACTGCCTGGGGGTGCTGATCACCAGGCCCCTGTCTGTCTTCCTCATATTCATAGGGGTTTACGGACTCCAGATGCTCTACCCCAACATTTTCTTCTACGAGTGA